A section of the Candidatus Jidaibacter acanthamoeba genome encodes:
- a CDS encoding BON domain-containing protein: MDNITSKVGDAISDTTITTKIKAKLAADSIASAYNISVETNQGVVTVSGKAPNQEAVDRTINIVKDTDGVREVKNNLTIQD; this comes from the coding sequence ATGGACAATATTACCAGCAAAGTAGGCGATGCTATAAGTGATACAACTATCACAACAAAAATAAAAGCAAAACTTGCAGCCGACAGCATTGCAAGTGCCTATAATATCAGTGTTGAAACCAATCAAGGTGTTGTCACCGTATCCGGTAAGGCGCCTAATCAAGAAGCAGTGGACAGAACAATAAACATTGTTAAAGACACTGATGGTGTTAGAGAAGTTAAAAACAATCTGACTATCCAAGACTAA
- a CDS encoding flagellar FliJ family protein, with product MNIKQLLRVIKIYKKQIEDLQLEKSALINRLNSYEALLKDIESQRKNEMDVIAQSVNPTIEYTGFFKSLKLRTAEINEKINLVKQEISQVNNKIVDVFKEQRKYEILIDRFKLQELEKEKQEELKQFDELNIFKRSPEDTLN from the coding sequence ATGAATATTAAACAACTCTTAAGAGTAATTAAGATTTATAAAAAGCAAATCGAAGATTTACAGCTTGAAAAATCCGCATTAATAAACCGGTTGAATTCTTATGAAGCACTTTTGAAGGATATTGAAAGCCAAAGAAAGAATGAGATGGATGTCATTGCGCAAAGTGTTAATCCAACCATAGAATATACCGGTTTCTTTAAATCATTAAAGTTAAGAACCGCTGAAATCAATGAAAAAATAAACTTAGTAAAACAAGAGATTTCTCAAGTTAATAATAAAATAGTTGATGTTTTTAAAGAGCAGCGCAAATATGAAATACTAATTGATAGATTTAAACTTCAAGAATTGGAAAAAGAAAAACAGGAAGAATTAAAACAATTTGATGAATTAAATATTTTTAAACGCTCTCCGGAAGATACATTAAACTAA
- a CDS encoding NAD(P)H-quinone oxidoreductase, translated as MKQFQIQSDGSIKLVLTDIPTPKENELLIKVSSIGINRADILQREGLYPAPNGDNVPGLEIAGIIEGTNRKVCALLESGGYSEYVCAKKSQVIFLEEDFDLIQAAALPEALTTVWMALFDCGRIKANKNILIHGGSSGIGSFAIQAAASLGCKVFTSTSNENKFDFCRKLGASFCFNYTTNNFSALIKENGGTDIIVDILGGKYLQENIKSLNKYGKLISLAVMDGSEAKINMGAVLMKNLNIIGTTLRSKPENIKETYIQNVKDILMPFVYSKKITPIIDSIYKFEEVEIAHNKIKSRTHKGKIILKL; from the coding sequence ATGAAACAATTTCAAATTCAAAGTGACGGCTCTATAAAATTAGTTTTGACCGATATACCTACTCCGAAAGAAAACGAGCTTTTAATCAAAGTGAGTTCAATAGGAATAAATAGAGCTGATATCCTACAAAGAGAAGGGCTTTACCCGGCTCCAAACGGTGATAATGTACCGGGGCTGGAAATTGCGGGAATAATAGAAGGAACGAACCGGAAGGTCTGCGCGCTTCTTGAGAGCGGAGGGTATAGTGAATATGTATGTGCAAAAAAAAGTCAAGTTATCTTTTTGGAAGAAGATTTTGATTTAATTCAAGCTGCTGCGCTTCCCGAAGCTTTGACTACCGTCTGGATGGCGTTATTTGACTGCGGTAGAATTAAAGCAAATAAAAATATACTTATACATGGCGGCTCAAGCGGTATAGGTTCTTTCGCTATTCAGGCGGCAGCTTCACTGGGGTGCAAAGTTTTTACCTCAACAAGCAATGAAAATAAATTTGATTTCTGCCGAAAACTTGGTGCTAGTTTTTGTTTCAACTATACTACTAATAATTTTTCAGCGCTTATTAAAGAAAATGGGGGCACGGACATTATTGTTGATATTTTAGGCGGTAAATATTTGCAGGAAAATATTAAATCCTTAAACAAATATGGAAAGTTAATCAGCTTAGCAGTAATGGACGGCTCCGAAGCTAAAATTAATATGGGGGCAGTTTTAATGAAAAATCTCAATATTATCGGCACCACATTAAGATCAAAACCAGAGAATATAAAAGAAACATATATTCAAAATGTTAAAGACATATTAATGCCTTTTGTTTATTCAAAAAAAATTACTCCGATTATTGACAGTATTTATAAATTTGAAGAAGTGGAAATTGCTCATAATAAGATAAAAAGCAGAACTCATAAAGGTAAAATTATACTTAAATTATAG
- a CDS encoding nucleotidyltransferase family protein: MNSNKIKVGMILAAGFGNRLKPLTLTTPKPLIKVRDKALIDYAIGHLYSVGIRKIIVNTHYLADQIHTHLEKYRATDIEIIISHEKELLETGGGILNAMRNIVDEPFLVINSDIFLDKESFTPPLSNLVKTWNPNIMDGLFLLKNFQHINYSYSGDFNLNETGKLVRSESKNKFIFIGSYIVSPEFFNGYEVQRLPMNEILFKSTEKDYTKYKFYGLELTSKWFDIGTLERLNSLEAYLKNKK; this comes from the coding sequence ATGAATTCTAATAAAATAAAAGTCGGAATGATACTTGCCGCCGGCTTTGGAAACAGGTTAAAACCTCTTACTCTCACCACCCCGAAACCACTTATTAAAGTCCGGGATAAGGCGCTTATCGACTATGCAATTGGTCATTTATATAGCGTAGGAATCAGAAAAATAATAGTTAATACTCATTATCTTGCCGATCAAATTCACACCCATTTGGAAAAATATAGAGCTACTGATATTGAAATTATAATTTCTCATGAAAAAGAGCTGTTAGAGACGGGAGGCGGTATTTTAAATGCGATGAGAAATATAGTAGATGAGCCTTTTTTAGTTATAAATTCCGATATCTTTTTGGATAAAGAAAGCTTTACCCCACCTCTTTCAAATTTGGTTAAAACTTGGAACCCTAACATAATGGACGGGTTATTTTTACTCAAAAATTTTCAGCATATCAACTATTCTTACAGTGGAGATTTTAACTTAAATGAGACAGGTAAGCTAGTTAGATCAGAGTCTAAAAACAAATTTATCTTTATAGGCAGCTATATAGTTTCACCTGAATTTTTTAACGGTTATGAGGTGCAGCGTTTACCTATGAACGAGATACTGTTTAAATCTACTGAAAAAGATTATACTAAATATAAATTTTACGGCTTGGAACTAACCTCTAAATGGTTTGACATAGGAACTTTAGAACGATTAAATAGTCTTGAAGCTTACTTAAAAAATAAAAAATGA